A genomic region of Cydia amplana chromosome 27, ilCydAmpl1.1, whole genome shotgun sequence contains the following coding sequences:
- the LOC134660365 gene encoding uncharacterized protein LOC134660365, which translates to MTPINEGQGLYFDKLGTMQLVRDEWKLVAYYDMSPFWEGVSAYRKYNEQLETICKQVRSLSHCDVILLQLRHSYDELQHYNKVLSRHQLKQQTRKRRGFVNGVGNLANTLFGVLDDRFAQQYQKDISLIRTNEKHIVTMWKNQTSIVEAEYNMLLRTKDTIQKQHKLIHQHLLSLEKDTTAMEKEITAAESISQFTVVAMAANNLLSHLKTIQDMLLETITNIYNDKMNIHIISPEQLQKELNTISGQLLSDLTLPIDNTQTHLQNIYQVLKVKARMTDQYMIFEIRIPLITRDRYDLYNIIPVPHSSNINMISVIPIEKYVAMNLQKDAYMPLQERDLEVCIIRDTSTYMCPLKVPIYKMNTDQDLCIKEEKQNLKCKTSIAACQNKWISLTKPNYYLYFCCDQCQFRTICSDRVTAQTLARANIIYIEENCIVKTDNFAIHTHMNMQSKTDLKDSIPTPEIDPINHIINITVEKFENNSLIFMERNEDKNIQEKIKALKESQLPDENDYSIHDVHHYTAIYCLWITIIIMAIILICRKKHCQWKLLGAPATPTNPEEPAASDNMFERRRPNQPPPPPPRASASAASTPCSARRTITGDICSDDKCSVSARYRAKSVSEGEINSARVKVLTCQTPEMSGSTHMDRGSSPILRKISFNE; encoded by the coding sequence ATGACGCCTATCAACGAAGGTCAAGGATTGTACTTCGATAAACTGGGAACAATGCAGCTAGTTAGAGACGAGTGGAAACTAGTTGCGTACTACGACATGAGCCCTTTCTGGGAAGGGGTATCTGCATACAGAAAGTACAACGAACAATTGGAAACTATTTGTAAACAAGTAAGAAGCCTCTCACACTGTGACGTCATCCTTCTACAACTACGGCATTCGTACGATGAGCTGCAACATTACAATAAAGTATTATCCAGACATCAGCTGAAACAGCAGACACGCAAGAGACGGGGATTTGTCAACGGTGTCGGGAACCTAGCGAATACTTTATTCGGAGTCTTAGATGATAGATTCGCTCAACAATATCAAAAGGACATAAGTCTTATAAGAACAAATGAAAAACACATCGTCACAATGTGGAAAAATCAAACATCAATCGTAGAAGCCGAATATAACATGCTCTTGAGAACCAAAGACACAATACAAAAGCAACACAAGTTAATACATCAACATTTACTTTCTTTAGAAAAGGACACCACTGCAATGGAGAAAGAAATCACAGCTGCAGAGAGCATATCTCAATTTACAGTCGTAGCTATGGctgcaaataatttattaagccACCTTAAAACAATCCAAGACATGTTATTAGAGACTATAACTAACATTTACAATGATAAAAtgaacatacatattattagcCCCGAGCAACTACAGAAAGAATTGAACACTATATCTGGTCAACTTCTAAGCGACCTTACCCTACCAATCGACAACACACAAACACACCTTCAAAACATCTACCAAGTATTAAAAGTTAAAGCAAGAATGACTGACCAATATATGATATTTGAGATTCGCATTCCATTAATAACTCGTGATCGTTACGATCTTTATAACATTATTCCGGTCCCGCATAGCTCAAACATAAATATGATATCTGTTATCCCCATAGAAAAATACGTAGCAATGAACCTTCAAAAGGACGCATACATGCCATTACAAGAAAGAGATCTTGAAGTTTGTATCATACGAGACACGTCTACGTATATGTGCCCGCTTAAGGTCCCtatatacaaaatgaacaccGACCAGGATTTGTGTATAAAGGAAGAAAAGCAgaatttaaaatgcaaaacaAGCATAGCCGCGTGCCAGAACAAGTGGATTAGCTTGACAAAGccaaattattacttatatttttgtTGCGATCAGTGTCAGTTTCGAACAATATGCTCAGATCGAGTTACGGCACAAACATTGGCACGcgctaatattatttatatcgagGAGAATTGCATTGTAAAAACAGATAACTTTGCAATTCACACGCACATGAATATGCAAAGTAAAACAGATTTAAAAGACAGCATACCTACACCAGAAATCGACCCAATTAACCACATAATAAACATTACAGTCGAAAAATTCGAAAAcaacagcttaatttttatggaaaGGAATGAAGATAAaaacatacaagaaaaaataaaagcactAAAGGAAAGTCAACTACCCGACGAGAACGACTATTCTATACATGATGTACACCACTACACTGCCATATACTGCCTTTGGATCACAATTATCATAATGGCAATTATACTAATTTGCCGGAAAAAACATTGCCAATGGAAACTTCTAGGAGCTCCGGCAACCCCAACAAATCCAGAGGAACCAGCAGCATCGGACAACATGTTCGAGAGACGCCGACCGAaccagccgccgccgccgccgccccgaGCGAGCGCGAGCGCGGCCTCCACGCCCTGCAGTGCACGGCGCACCATCACCGGTGACATTTGTAGTGATGACAAGTGTAGTGTTAGTGCGCGATATCGAGCGAAAAGTGTAAGTGAAGGAGAAATAAATAGTGCGCGAGTGAAAGTGCTTACATGTCAAACACCGGAGATGAGTGGATCAACACATATGGACAGGGGAAGCTCCCCAATTTTAAGAAAAATATCATTCAATGAATAA